AACAgtccgagatacaaatgcatgtcgacacctggttgtttcggcccctgaatgagaatactcaggtgtatgtacctttgcttggtgcacagccacgggggtaggttgtaagtccatacaaacacaggccaggtgctatgcgtgctactctggttgccgaacggattgagtcttgatgttccttgcgtcgcccccgaacctagggaaggcgatgtccaatgcttccCACTGGCCAGCGTCTGGAGGGTGTGTCAggatatagcccatctccggatcttctttgGGTTTCTCCCTTTCCActtgccattgcatgagctttgcttccttagtgactttgataggaaagtaccatgccacttttcgaggtaccttcttgttcccagcCTTGTATCGTTCgtggccgcacaccggacatgtggttatGTCCTTATACTCACCCCGATAAATCAcgcaatcattaatgcaggcgtggtatttttcgtgcggtaagTCAAGtggacacacgactttcttggcctcctcgatactacttggcaatgtgttcccctctaGGAGACGATCATGCCAGAATTTCAAGTTCTTGCTGACGCTGGAGTCGGTCCATTTGTTTTGCGTCTTCATCTGTAGATAATCAAGCATTACATGCAAGTGCGTATCCTGCGGAcggcacccaggaaagatcggagtcatcccgtctttctccatttgtgCCAGCTTGGCTCTCTATCTCTCTCTGGCTGCAGCTCTGTCGTTGCTCATCTCCTGGAGGAGCAGATCTTGAACATGCGAGTCCCGTAAGGCCGAAATTAGCAaggtcgcgccggaatcttcttcttcatgatgatcttttctgccggcatcttcttcttcatgatgatcttctccgcccacttcttcttcatgatggtcTTCTCCGCCGACATGTGGTGCTTCGTCATCTCGCTCGCCATGGTCTACATGCGCACCATTTGTTAGGGCCGGCCGCGTCTAGTTATCCCGCATGAAACCGTGCGTCAGCAGGTACTCCTCCAATTGTGCGGAACCAGGGTTTATCCAGCGcacgagtttgcatgatcgacacggacatttTATTTGgtgcctattgttccgaatcatgtcctccttcgtgTCTTTCTTGTATCTatagattcgagcggaactcatcgtgAGGACCATGGTTGCCTTCTAGTGGTATACATAGAGCAGAAAACTCGAACCGCAacacatgcacacacatgcatggaccTCTCGTAAAGGTATAGATAGAGCGGAAAAATTCAGCATGACCTCTCCTAAAGGTAGGACGTATGAAGGTAGGACGTATGAAGGTAGGACGTATGGGCAGTGCAAAAATTTGCCGAAATGGAAATGAATCAATGTTttggcaaacatccatgcaccacaccggcacacacacaagctcttcacctgcaacaagcatccatacacaccgACGGTCACACAAGATCGACATGCATATGCATGTcccctccaactactcaccttgtagattcgataccgagacgagaccgcgatcgatgatttggagaggaagagagagtatggagagccttctcctcaccaccaattatgtatcaaccaaagtaagtgcaataagcacCAAAGCAAGTGAAAAGTATGGCCAAAATgggatgagagagaagggggagacgagctagatggaggaggaagaagaatggctttggtagtgtggtaggtgggggGTTGGCACTTTTGTAGATCTGGTTTGCTAATTTTGTCGCgcaccaggaccagtgcgccacagaatgtcttatttATGTGGCGCACAAGGCCCGCTACACCACAGAATGTCTTAATTCTGTGGGGCACAGGGGCTGGTGCGCCACATAAagtgtgcgccatagaaatagtgaCACCAATGATTGGGGTTGGCCGGGTGTGGGGCCCACCACATTTATGTGGCGCATGCGCGCCAGGtgtgccacaaaattaagctatttctatgGTGCACcgtgtctggtgcgccacagaaataatttCTGTAGCGCACGCAAAATCAGTGCGCCACATAATAGCATCCCATCTAGAGCTAGTTTCCTACTAGTGTGGCACAAGCCAAGTTCATCTCAATTCTATCTCTagtctaatgaagggggaggtgagaGCCTATTTACAGGgagccactgatgtctacgcacgcttctattcctgtagacagtgttgagcctccaagagcagaggtttgtagagcagcaacaagtttcccttaagtgaatcacccaaggtttatcgaactcagggaggtagagttcaaagatatccctctcaagcaaccctgcaattacgatacaagaagtctcttgtgtccccaacaccccTAAtagacttgtcagatgtataggtgcactagttcggcgaagatatagaaagatgcaagtgatatggatgaatatgagtggtaaaaacaatctgaaataaatatggcagcaagtaaacatgtagtagaacagtaaataaacggtgattcgatatttggaaacaaggcctagggatcatactttcactagtggacactctcaacaatgatcacataaataaataacttctcttcacttgtgctactttctcacactctcttgttggataacaaacaccattcattgtgtagggctataaaagcacacctcaagccggagtaaacaagctccacaacgtccggagttcatattaaagtaacctctagagtgcataatagaccattgcaatttagaccgagtactaacatagcatacacactgtcaacaatagctatgaaagggggaatagatcacatcaatactatcatagtaatagttaacttcataatctacaagagattacaatcataacctatgccaagtactacatgatgcacacactgtcaacattaaatcatggaggaggaatagactactttaataacatcactagagtagcacatagattaatagtgatacaaagctcatgatcacataaagatcacaccatgggagaaagagatgaaccacatagctaccggtagagccctcagcctcgggggagaactactccctcctcatcataggagacagcaatggcgatgaagatggtggtggtgtcgatggaggtgactgggggcaattccccgttccggcggcgtgccggaacagagacttctgtccctgaaacgaagtttcgcgatggcggcggcgtccctggagtctttctgtagTTTCGTCAATTGATATCGGGTTTTTAGGTtgcgagagattatataggcgaagagttggcacaaggaggtgcctgggggacccaccccatagggcggcgtgcccccctcttggccgcgccggcctatggtgtgggggccctgggcctccactccgtctccccttcggtgttctggtccgtctcggtaaaataagatgtttggcttttgtttcgtcgaattccgagaatattgcccgaacagcctttctggaaccaaaaacagcagaaaacaggaactggcacttcggcatcttgttaataggttagttccggaaaatgcataaaatcattataaagtgtgagcaaaacatgttggtattgtcataaaactagcatggaacatcagaaattatagatacgttggagacgtatcaagcatctccaagcttagttcctactcgccctcgagtaggtaaacgataaaaagaataatttctgaagtgacatgctacttacataatcttgatcatactattgtaaagcatatgaggtgaatgaagtgattcaaagcaatggtaaaaacaatgattaaacaattgaatcatatagcaaagacttttcatgaatagtactttcaagacaagcatcaataagacttgcataggtgttaactcataaagcaataaattcttagtagaaagttttgaagcaacacaaaggaagatataagtttcagcggttgctttcaacttcaacatgtatatctcatggataattgtcaacacaaagtagtatgatgaatgcaaataagcaagtatgtaggaatcaatgcacacagttgacacaagtgtttgcttctaagatagaaagaggtaggtaaactgactcaacataaagtaaaagaaaggccctttcgcagagggaagcatggattactatttttgtgctagagcttttattttgaaaacatagaaacaattttgtcaacggtagtaataattcgtatgtgttatgcataagacatcctataagttgcaagcctcatgcatagaataccaatagtgctcgcaccttgtcctaattagcttggatttacatggattatcattgcataacatatgtttcaaccaagtgtcacaaaggggtaactctatgccgcctgtacaaaggtccaaggagatagatcgcatttgatttctcatttttgataaatctcaaataaggacatccataccgggacaacatagaaaacagataatggactcctctttaatgcataagcattcaacaacagataatattctcataagagattgaggattaatgtccaaactgaaacttccaccatgatacatggctttagttagcggcccaatgttcttctctaacaatatgcatactcaaaccatttgatcatgataaatcacccttacttcagacaagacgaacatgcatagcaactcacatgatattcaacaaaggtgtaatagttgatggcgtccccagaaacatggttaccgctcaacaagcaacttataagaaataagatacataagctacatattctttaccgcaatattttttaagctattttcccatgagatatatattgcaaagacaaagaatggaattttaaaggtagcactcaagtaatatactttggaatggcagagaaataccatgcagtaggtaggtatggtggacacaaatggcatagtttttggctcaaggatttggatgcacgagaagtattccctctcaatacaaggctttggactagcaaggttgtttgaagcaaacacaagtatgaaccggtacagcaaaacttacataagaacatattacaggcattataagactctacactgtcttccttgttgttcaaacacctcaccagaaaatatctagactttagagagaccaatcatgcaaaccaaatttcaacaagctctatggtagttcttcattaatgggtgaaaagtacatgatgcaagagcttaaatatgatctatttgagcaaaacaattgccaagtatcgaattattcaagacaatataccaattaccacatgaagcattttctgtttccaaccaaataacaatgaacgaagcagtttcaaccttcgctatgaacattaaaagtaaagctaagaacaccagtgttcatatgctacagcggagcgtgtctctctcccacacaaagaatgctaggatccgattttattcaaacacaaacaaaaacaaaaacaaaaacatacagacgctccaagtaaagcacataagatgtgatggaataaaaatatagtttcactagaggtgacttgataagttgtcgatgaagaagggggtgcctagggcatccccaagcttagatgcttgagtcttcttgaaatatgcagggatgaaccacggggcatccccaagcttagacttttcactcttcttgatcatattgtatcatcctcctctcttgacccttgaaaacttcctccacaccaaactcaaaacaaactcattagagggttagtgcataatcaaaaattcacatattcagaggtgacacaatcattcttaacacttctggacattgctcaaagctactgaaagttaatggaacaaagaaatccattcaacatagcaaaagaggcaatgcgaaataaaaggcagaatctgtcaaaacagaacagtccgtaaagacgaattttttaggggcacttaacttgctcagaagaaaaagctcaaatttaatgaaagttgcgtacatatctgaggatcacacacaaaaattggcagatttttctgagttacctacagagagggctactcaaattcgtgacagcaagaaatctgtttctgcgcagtaatccaaatctagtatcaatcttactaacaaagactttacttggcacaacaatgcaataaaataaagataaggagaggttgctacagtagaaacaacttccaagacccaaatataaaacaaaagtgttgtagtaaaataatgggttgtctcccataagcgcttttctttatagccattaagatgggctcagcaattttaatgatgctcacataaggatgagaattgaagcaaagagagcatcaaaaagcaagtatgaaaaaaatttaagcctaacccacttcctatgaaaaggaatcttgtaaataaacaagtcatgtaagcataatgcaacaagcatagaaaggcagcacaagcgcaacttcaagattctcaacataaagaggggaaacttaatattattaagatgcatataaccatgtttccctctctcataataactttcagtagcatcattgatgaaatccacaatataaccatcacttaaaacattcttatcatggttcatatgcataaaagtatcattaattttggcataagaagaactcttctcattaatagtaattggaacaggatcattatcaagaatttgaacatggtaaacaagttgcatactaagggaatggtttttgacaatcccatcataactattacaagtttcataaggataattataacctgtgtcatagcattctttataataattgtcaaagattggaggcatagtgtcatcataaataatagaatagttatcttccacagtatgttcatctgtaaccataccatcattgttactagaaggagatgtatcaaacatataatcatcagtagcaaaaggattttcaaacacctcatccccaagcttagagctttctatatcattatgggaggaagcatggatagtactgatactatggcaattattgacatcataattttcagaattagtttcccagagattttcaatatcaaaagtagtgtgctcttctaaatcatgatcactaatgtaggtaaagagcataggaagatcattgtactcagattcattatcataataatcattaggagcaacatacttacggttaccttttGTTATCTCATAAACGCGGGGATAtgttgttacctctttctttttatttcccctcttcttcttcttcttcttcgttcccttcttcttcttttccttctcctcgttcccttctttaggatgaagaggcttgaagggaggcttctccacataacctgatttatttccagaaacaatagaagaaacttgggaggattcctccttttcattaataagtttaaaacacacagcggtcctatcatattttggcaaagtgtcatcttctagaatattttgtatgtaagtatttgtatggcaattatcaatgcaataagaaagacacccatgcaggacactattaatatcaagatcactcatatgtaacaaagaaatttttcttgataactcttcagaccccaaaaataaagtaagttcatcatgctgattaggaaggatttcatcatcacaatacaaatttgcagcactcatggggttcgaattatcattggaggagcattgaaaattaaaatgacccactctatggcaaagttcacaaataaaaggatagagggcacaaacttttttaccaagatcatctagagccctaaaccactttctagttttttcattcctatgatggatacaaaatTCATCTtcaatttgattaattccacaaggtctatgcattccacaaaaattaacatgcttataagagatagtattttcagaagtttgggcatgttcattgcaatcattaacaacaatttcattttccatgcaagtgtctttgaaaggttcacgATACGCtttaccaattttctttaggaacattaatatgagaagcaaaggctctatagcaatcgaccataatttgaggatcaagaccatatttagcactaagctcttgaaaatcaacgGTTTCAATGAAatacttaatgcattcatattcatagtttatacctgattctttacctttgtcgttctcccaatcttcagtattctcctgaattctttcaagaagatcccatctagtttcaacctccttgcttgtgaaagatccctccaaacaggcatctagatagtccttgtggtgtcctgaaagccttgcataaaaattattaataataacgttgcgggggagctcatgaatgggacatttgagaattagtgacttcaatttcccccatgcttgggaaatactctctccatcacgaggataaaagttataaatgtaattcctatcaatatgcacttcatgaggaggataaaatttataataaaagagagatacaatttcctcccaaccaagagatcgaccattcttcagcatcttataccattccgcagctcttcccttcagagatatagagattagcttcctcttaacttggtcttttgaaatacctgcactctcaaacaactcgcataattcatgtataaagagtaaatgatcactaggatggacagtcccatctccaaaatagtaattgttcatagcaagttcaacaattttcataggtatcttgaaaggaatactttcagtaggtggatttaaaatatcacaagaatcattagagttatcgcatatgggagataaagtattatcagagaaaattttctcccctaaagatgggaagctaaaaagatcataaaaactagcttccccaagcttagacttctccatagcattagcagtaattgcgttcatactaataacattgctagtagcatgcaaataaggttccataggttttttaattttcgcatcacacaattcatgtcttaactcaggaaatagattaaaaagctcactgttgttttccattatgcctaactagttaaaaataaaaacaagaaacaaaaagatgcaattgcaggatctaaaggaaatagcttcgagcactcacacaccggcaacagtgctaggaaatagcttagtaatcGGAGGATGTGAACACCTTTTACCTTAccaccccggcaacggcgccagaaaatagcttgatgtctacgcacgcttctattcctgtagacagtgttgggcctccaagagcagaggtttgtagagcagcagcaagtttcccttaagtgaatcacccaaggtttatcgaactcagggaggtagaggtcaaagatatccctctcaagcaaccctgcaattacaatacaagaagtctcttgtgtccccaacacacctaatagacttgtcagatgtataggtgcactagttcggcgaagagatagtaagatgcaagtgatatggatgaatatgagtggtaaaaacaatctgaaataaatatggcagcaagtaaacatgtagtagaacagtaaataaacggtgattcgatatttggaaacaaggcctagggatcatactttcactagtggacactctcaacaatgatcacataaataaataacttctcttcacttgtgctactttctcacactctcttgttggataacaaacaccattcattgtgtagggctataaaagcacacctcaagccggagtaaacaagctccacaacgtccggagttcatattaaagtaacctctagtgtgcataatagaccattgcaatttagaccgagtactaacatagcatacacactgtcaacaatagctatgaaagggggaatatatcacatcaatactatcatagtaatagttaacttcataatctacaagagattacaatcataacctacgccaagtactacatgatgcacacactgtcaacattacatcatggaggaggaatagacaactttaataacatcactagagtagcacatagattaatagtgatacaaagctcatgatcacataaagatcacaccatgggagagagagatgaaccacatagctaccggtagagccctcagcctcgggggagaactactccctcctcatcataggagacagcaatggcgatgaagatggtggtgttgTCGATGGAGGtgactccgggggaaattccccgttccggcggcgtgccggaacagagacttctgtcccccgaaatggagtttcgcgatggcggtggcgtccctggagtctttctggagtttcgtcaattgatatcgggtttttaggtcacgagagattatataggcgaagaggcggtgcaaggaggtgcctggggggcccaccccatagggcggcacgcccccccCTCTTtgtcgcgccgacctatggtgtgggggccctgggcctccactccatctccccttcggtgttctggtccgtctcggtaaaataagatgtttggcttttgtttcgtcgaattccgagaatattgcccgaacagcctttctggaaccaaaaacagcagaaaacaggaactggcacttcggcatcttgttaataggttagttccagaaaatgcataaaatcattataaagtgtgagcaaaacatgtaggtattgtcataaaactagcatggaacatcagaaattatagatacgttggagacgtatcagccactaAGTAGGGGTAGTTTAGGCCTAACATAAGATACATAGAAGCCAAAGGATATAGTTGCGGGCAACGTGGATCGTACATCTATCTTCGGGGCGGTAGTGTCGACCAGCAtgaggcagtgccggcctgggaatattccgccatttgagggtagatataatcttgatgcatatcttacatgggaattggaagtagaacaacgctttgcatgtttaaaataccctgatcacttacgtgttagtgctgctacttgtgatttcaaagattttgcttctatttgATGGTCTGAATATTGTAGAGCACATCCAGcaaatattcctactacttgggttggtttaaaacttgctatgcgtactcattttgttcctccacattatcaacgtgattaGCTGAAAAAATTgactcgcttagaacaaggaaaaaattctgtagaagacttcaaactggcatgattcactatggtattgtagaggataatgaggctatgcttgcacgtttctttggtggtttgaataaagagattcggCATATtctagattataaggagtacaacactaataatcgcttgtttcatctttcttgcaaagctgaacgtgaagtgcatgatcgtcaaccaccatggagaagagctaatatttctgcaggtcgtacatcgccGTGGTCTatgcgacaatcagcgccaccatctTGTGGGACTGCACAAgcacctactacctccaagtacaccgcgcctgcatcacgagcaccacctgctgctactccaccaccatctgctggtcctcctcggagttcatcttccatggctTCCACGGGGAAGATgcgcgacattcaatgtcgcaaatgcttgggatttggtcacatagagagagaatgcataaccaagcgtgtgatgttggtgcgtgaagatggagaatatgattctgcaagtgactttgatgaagatacattggcccttattgctgcacgtgatggtgccaattttgattctgagagagagatgaaggtaatggaagctgacactgctgatcagtacaggagcttagttgcacagcgtgtgttaagcgtgcaattgagcaaagctgagcatgatcaacgccacaatctatTCCAAACACGAGGCATTGTAAAAGAGCAAGCTAtacggatcatcattgatggagggagctacAATAATCTGGccagcgttgacatggtggagaagctttctctaccTACGAGACAACgcacacatccatattacattcaatggtttgagagctctcggaagatcaaggtaacaagaactacacgtgtgcattttactattggtacatattctgattttgtagattgtgatgttgtacctatgcaagcttgttctttgttacttggtagaccttggaaatttgatagagaatatgttcataatggtagaactaatcagtatttacttatgcatgatggaaagaaaattggtctcaaacctatgactcctgaaaaAATAGTAAaatatgatcttgctagagctagtagagtaaaaaatgaGGAGAAGCATAAGAGTGGAAATCAGATTGTTGttgcagattttgtgccacataagactaatactaaatctgattcaaaccatgctactgaaattcgtttaaaaaatccttgtttgcttgctagcaaatctgatattgttgaacttgatgtgaacactacttaatgctatgctattatttgcaaagaagttctgttttcatttgaggatatgcctccttctttgccaccagcggttgctaaccttttgcaggaattcattgatgtgttcccacagGATGTGCCACCTGGACTACCACCTATTCGTGGTATAGAAcaccaaattgacttgattccaggagcttcaCTGCCGAACCGTGCGccatattgatgacccacaagtatagggggtgtatcgtagtattttcgataagtaagaatgtcgatcccaacgaggagcagaaggtgttgacaagcagtttcgatgaaggattcactgtaaatgctcacagacaagtattcagggggttttgatgtagcagatgaataaactacgagtaagtaaaatacgagagtaacaattgcagcgagtggcccaatcctttttagcacaaaggacaagccggtttgtttacttataatgaccaaacgttcttgaggacacacgggattttagtctagtgctttcgcttcatatagctaattaatcttcattgttttgataagtgttgtgtgggtgaacctatgctaatgcaccgcccttcctaggactaatacatacttgtgattataccccttgcaagcatccgcaactacaagaaagtaattaagataaatctaaccacatccttaaactctgagatcctgctatccctcctgcatcgatataccaacgggggttcaggtttctgtcactccggcaaccccgcaattggcaaacgagtacaagatgtattcccctaggcccataaaggtgaagtatcatgtagtcgacgttcacatgacaccactagaagaataacaccacaacttaaatatcataacattgaatattactcaaccataattcactactaacatttagacttcacccatgtcctcaagaactaaacgaactactcacgagacatcatatggaacatgatcagaggtggtatgatgatgaataacaatctgaacataaaccttggttcaatggtttcactcaatagcatcaataacaagtagaaatcaataccgggagagtttcccctatcaaacaatcaagatccaacccaaattgttacagcggtgacgatgtgcagcggtggagacggcggtgatgatgatggagatgatgacgatggtgatggagatgatgtccagctcgatggcggtgacgatggcgtcgatttcccccttctggagggaatttccccggcggatctcagcctgccggagagctcttttctctctggtgttctccgcctcgcagaggcggctgtgactcttcgcgac
This region of Lolium perenne isolate Kyuss_39 chromosome 2, Kyuss_2.0, whole genome shotgun sequence genomic DNA includes:
- the LOC139835613 gene encoding uncharacterized protein codes for the protein MASTGKMRDIQCRKCLGFGHIERECITKRVMLVREDGEYDSASDFDEDTLALIAARDGANFDSEREMKVMEADTADQYRSLVAQRVLSVQLSKAEHDQRHNLFQTRGIVKEQAIRIIIDGGSYNNLASVDMVEKLSLPTRQRTHPYYIQWFESSRKIKVTRTTRVHFTIGTYSDFVDCDVVPMQACSLLLGRCHIRLILNLIQTMLLKFV